TGCTGTGGAGGCGCTTTGCTGGAAGTATGAAAAGCCTTATGATTTTTATAATAATGTATTAACAACAAGTGCGATTGTGGAATTGCTTGGTGGCAGTTACTATGCCATTGTAGATTCATCTTACAAGTTAATCGGGTTCTTTTGTACTGGCCGGTCAGCCAAAGTGCCAGCCGGCGAGAGAAATGCTGCATATATAGAAGATTGTGTTGATCTAGGCCTAGGAATGAATCCTGCCTTGACCGGGAAAGGGAAGGGAGATTTGTTTTTAAAAAGAATTCTTCATTTCATTGAACAGGAGCATAAAGGAAAACCAATCCGGCTTACTGTTGCTTCCTTTAACAAACGTGCCATTCGTTTATATGAAAAAAATGGTTTTATCAAAGAACACCAATTTTATTATAAGGAAATAGAATTTATAACGATGAAGCGTCATCCCTCATCTATATAGAAAAAACGTACATTTATGATATTCATAGTTATTTGCGCAGGACAAATCCGCTTCTTTTCATAAGATATATTATGCATTGGAAAGGAGGGAGTCCGAATGAGTCAAGATAACTGTCAATGTAGCCGTTGCCGCAATTCGAACCGGGATGAGGATGTACGTGTTCATCCGACAAGGC
The nucleotide sequence above comes from Oceanobacillus timonensis. Encoded proteins:
- a CDS encoding GNAT family N-acetyltransferase, which gives rise to MDIHIARMTQKYAVEALCWKYEKPYDFYNNVLTTSAIVELLGGSYYAIVDSSYKLIGFFCTGRSAKVPAGERNAAYIEDCVDLGLGMNPALTGKGKGDLFLKRILHFIEQEHKGKPIRLTVASFNKRAIRLYEKNGFIKEHQFYYKEIEFITMKRHPSSI